The proteins below are encoded in one region of Triticum aestivum cultivar Chinese Spring chromosome 1B, IWGSC CS RefSeq v2.1, whole genome shotgun sequence:
- the LOC123135552 gene encoding poly [ADP-ribose] polymerase tankyrase-2, with protein MAPPGSPAPFTVGGPMLNMIFQAASDGDLHLFKRLVTMLDMGRGRLKETVEALRVEDAGLLQGLGALHVATNRGRMEVCRYLVGDLQVDVNAVDKGGRTPLFFAISCKGVGIAKYLLDHGADPNKSCHNGLSPLHEATTSGDCETVKLLLAKGAYIDPVAFCGTPLHCAATQGHDGILKILLDHNADRNKEVNGKTPLIAAIDADSRNCMLLLIRAGADAKGALTYAVENLHSQKLVSTDFVNCIKEDAAADRVLPDDDEPVSKNKTRVAGFKKLANNSFKKEDYFSAAGSYSVATAMKRKAGPNTIKINAFFKLVASSSQPTERLIAAPASLTHSGLIDYAESLLSHVVDFLSHCQCPQIPNICLVGCRQ; from the exons ATGGCGCCGCCGGGCTCGCCCGCTCCCTTCACCG TCGGCGGGCCGATGCTGAACATGATATTCCAAGCGGCGTCCGACGGAGATCTCCACCTCTTCAAGA GGCTGGTGACGATGCTGGACATGGGCAGGGGCCGCCTCAAGGAGACGGTGGAGGCGCTGAGGGTGGAGGATGCCGGGTTGCTTCAGGGTCTCGGGGCGCTGCACGTCGCCACTAACCGAGGGAGGATGGAGGTTTGCAGGTACCTGGTCGGGGACCTGCAGGTTGATGTGAACGCCGTCGACAAGGGAG GTAGAACACCTCTGTTTTTTGCGATATCTTGTAAGGGTGTGGGTATTGCCAAATATCTTCTTGATCATGGTGCCGATCCAAACAAAAGCTGCCACAATGGGCTTTCCCCTTTACATGAAGCCACTACATCAG GAGATTGTGAAACTGTTAAACTATTGCTTGCTAAAGGAGCCTATATTGACCCGGTAGCCTTTTGTGGGACACCACTTCATTGCGCCGCTACTCAAGGGCATGATGGCATTTTGAAGATTTTGCTGGACCACAATGCAGAT CGCAATAAAGAGGTAAATGGCAAGACGCCTCTCATTGCAGCTATAGATGCTGACTCAAGGAACTGCATGCTTCTCCTGATTAGG GCTGGTGCTGATGCCAAGGGAGCTTTAACCTATGCTGTGGAGAATCTCCATTCTCAAAAACTCGTTTCAACTGACTTCGTCAATTGCATTAAGGAGGATGCTGCTGCCGACCGTGTTCTTCCAGATGAT GACGAGCCTGTGTCTAAAAACAAAACTAGAGTGGCAGGGTTTAAGAAACTTGCGAACAACTCTTTCAAGAAGGAGGATTATTTTTCTGCAGCAGGATCCTACAGTGTG GCAACAGCTATGAAGAGAAAAGCAGGGCCAAACACCATTAAGATTAATGCTTTTTTTAAACTGGTTGCTTCAAGTTCTCAACCTACTGAAAGATTAATCGCTGCTCCAGCAAG CCTTACTCATTCAGGATTAATCGACTATGCCGAGTCTCTTCTCAGTCATGTGGTAGATTTCCTATCTCATTGTCAGTGCCCACAAATTCCAAATATTTGCCTCGTTGGTTGTAGGCAATGA